One genomic region from Ptychodera flava strain L36383 chromosome 5, AS_Pfla_20210202, whole genome shotgun sequence encodes:
- the LOC139133890 gene encoding cytochrome P450 3A8-like, giving the protein MELLGLEISAWMVLSVIAMVLFYLYATWPFSTFRKLGIPGPAPWPFVGNFFQMSTGVQYKEMEWYKKYGKVFGIYEGRQAVLEVVDPEMCKQICVKHFTSFYNRRRFPLESKPFNHALTVLVDQHWKDKRNTLTPAFSGAKMRIMTPIVNNAADTMIRILGKHSKEGKQVQCKDVFGGYVVDSIGSAGFGVDVNSQEQPDHPFVKHVKEAFAFDFFNPVLLAVFLFPIVSPILNWLNIGLIPRRIIDYFVNLTETTVEMRKKQDPSEKRVDFLQQMLDAREVYDQYVKENEADEDENGVQLVRDGKSDTHDFHKGFTNDELLAQSLIFYVAGYETTSTMMSFLAYSMATNPDVQDKLCAEIDDVMANYDEVTYEAVSKMPYLDMVVCETLRMYPPLVRFDRECNEDVTISGIHIPKGMFIAVAVYAIHHDPKIYPEPEKFIPERFTKEEKEKRHSYAWLPFGAGPRNCIGMRFALLEVKIGLVRIFQRFTFEPCAETEIPPKLGKAGFLTPPNGVKLNVKARI; this is encoded by the exons ATGGAATTGTTGGGCTTGGAAATATCTGCCTGGATGGTACTTTCTGTAATAGCAATGGTCCTGTTTTACTT GTATGCAACATGGCCATTTTCCACATTCCGAAAATTGGGAATTCCTGGACCAGCACCGTGGCCGTTTGTaggaaacttttttcaaatgagCACG GGTGTCCAATACAAGGAGATGGAGTGGTACAAAAAATACGGCAAAGTCTTTGG GATCTACGAAGGTCGTCAAGCAGTGCTTGAAGTGGTAGACCCTGAGATGTGTAAGCAGATTTGCGTCAAGCACTTCACCTCCTTTTACAACAGAAGA CGTTTTCCACTCGAGAGTAAACCCTTCAACCATGCGCTAACGGTCCTCGTTGAtcaacattggaaagacaaGAGAAACACTCTCACACCAGCtttcagcggagcgaaaatgaGAATT ATGACTCCTATTGTCAACAATGCTGCAGACACTATGATAAGAATTCTTGGTAAACACAGCAAAGAAGGAAAGCAAGTGCAATGCAAAGA CGTCTTTGGTGGCTATGTGGTTGATAGTATCGGCAGTGCTGGATTTGGAGTGGATGTGAACTCACAAGAGCAACCTGACCATCCCTTTGTCAAGCATGTCAAGGAAGCTTTTGCCTTTGACTTTTTTAATCCAGTGCTTTTGGCTGTTT TCCTTTTCCCAATTGTATCACCGATCCTGAATTGGCTAAATATTGGACTTATCCCACGGCGAATCATCGATTACTTCGTAAATTTAACTGAAACCACAGTCGAAATGCGAAAAAAACAAGATCCCTCAGAGAAG AGAGTCGACTTTCTGCAGCAAATGCTTGATGCCCGTGAAGTATATGATCAGTACGTCAAAGAAAATGAAGCAGACGAAGATGAGAATGGAGTTCAACTTGTGAGAGATGGAAAATCAGACACACATGATTTCCATAAAGGTTTTACAAATGATGAGCTCCTGGCACAG TcattgatattttacgttgCTGGTTATGAGACGACGAGTACCATGATGAGTTTCCTCGCTTACTCCATGGCAACAAACCCCGATGTGCAAGACAAATTGTGCGCTGAAATCGATGACGTAATGGCAAACTATGACGAAGTTACCTACGAGGCTGTGTCTAAGATGCCTTACCTGGATatggttgtttgtgaaactctCAGAATGTATCCTCCTCTCGTAAG ATTTGACAGAGAGTGTAATGAGGATGTCACAATCTCTGGGATTCACATTCCGAAGGGAATGTTTATTGCAGTTGCTGTCTATGCTATCCATCACGATCCAAAGATCTACCCTGAACCTGAGAAATTCATCCCGGAAAG ATTTaccaaagaagaaaaagagaaacGTCATTCTTACGCATGGCTGCCATTTGGAGCTGGTCCTCGTAACTGCATCGGAATGAGATTTGCCTTGTTGGAAGTTAAGATTGGTCTGGTCCGTATTTTCCAGCGCTTCACCTTTGAACCTTGCGCCGAGACTGAG ATACCTCCAAAGCTCGGCAAGGCTGGATTTCTAACACCACCGAATGGTGTCAAACTTAATGTGAAGGCAAGAATATGA
- the LOC139133888 gene encoding cytochrome P450 3A24-like — protein MELCSLSSVLLAIAILFIVLYVYYTWTFSTFEQLGIPGPTPRPVFGNMHQLGPGMRNVDIEWSKEYGKLFGTFEGRQPMMVTADPEICKQICVKQFASFYNRRLIPLTNKEFLTSINMLKDQKWKNKRNALTPAFSTSKMKAMTPLVNTAADALVRNLEKHCESGKPMQCKDVFGSYAIDSLASAGFGVDVNSQEDPDNPFVTNAKEAFSFGVTHPIFIVIFFFPFLVPFFEFFDIEINPKRLMKYFLDLINETVALRKSQDPSVKRVDLLQQMMDAHDEYDQYIKGNEDAEEEDENGVKLVKDGKSDTHEFSKKFTNEDILGQSLIFFLGGFETTSTTMCFLAYVMATQPEIQDNVCKEIDDVMAEYDEPNYQAVAKMPYLDMVVRETLRMYPPAVRFDRECTEDITIEGYRIPKGMHISVAVYAIHHNPDIYPEPEKFIPERFTKEEKEKRHPYAWLPFGAGPRNCIGMRFALLELKIGLVRVFTKYKFEPCAETEIPPKLGNSAFLAPPAGITLAVKRRH, from the exons ATGGAACTGTGTTCTCTCTCATCGGTTCTGCTTGCAATTGCAATCCTCTTCATCGTGCTCTATGT ATACTACACATGGACATTCAGCACATTCGAACAACTGGGTATCCCTGGTCCGACACCGCGGCCTGTGTTCGGTAACATGCATCAATTAGGTCCT GGCATGCGCAATGTGGACATAGAGTGGTCAAAGGAGTATGGCAAACTGTTCGG AACGTTCGAAGGGCGCCAACCGATGATGGTTACTGCAGATCCAGAAATCTGTAAACAAATTTGTGTGAAGCAGTTTGCGTCATTTTACAACAGAAGG CTAATACCTCtgacaaacaaagaatttttgaCCAGCattaacatgttgaaagatcAGAAATGGAAGAACAAGCGTAATGCATTGACACCAGCTTTCAGTACATCCAAAATGAAGGCG ATGACGCCGCTTGTAAACACTGCCGCAGACGCCTTGGTCAGAAATCTGGAGAAACACTGTGAGAGTGGAAAACCAATGCAGTGTAAAGA CGTTTTCGGCTCTTACGCGATTGATAGTTTGGCTAGTGCAGGTTTTGGCGTGGATGTCAATTCTCAAGAAGACCCAGATAATCCTTTTGTCACAAATGCCAAGGAGGCGTTTTCTTTTGGAGTGACCCATCCAATTTTTATTGTAATAT TCTTCTTCCCATTTCTCGTTCCTTTCTTCGAGTTCTTTGATATTGAAATCAACCCGAAACGACTCATGAAGTACTTTCTGGATCTAATAAATGAAACTGTTGCTCTCAGAAAAAGCCAAGATCCCTCTGTAAAG AGGGTAGACTTACTTCAGCAGATGATGGATGCCCATGATGAATATGATCAGTACATCAAAGGAAACGAGGATGCGGAAGAGGAGGATGAGAATGGAGTCAAGCTTGTCAAAGATGGGAAGTCAGACACTCATGAGTTCTCTAAAAAGTTCACGAACGAGGATATACTCGGCCAG tcattgatatttttcttgggCGGATTTGAGACCACCAGCACAACGATGTGTTTTCTAGCCTATGTCATGGCAACCCAACCGGAAATTCAGGACAATGTGTGCAAGGAAATCGATGACGTCATGGCCGAATATGACGAGCCCAACTACCAAGCCGTCGCTAAAATGCCATACCTAGATATGGTTGTTCGTGAAACCCTTCGGATGTATCCACCAGCTGTGAG ATTTGATCGTGAGTGTACTGAGGATATCACAATAGAAGGTTATCGAATTCCAAAAGGAATGCACATAAGCGTTGCTGTCTACGCCATACACCATAATCCGGATATTTATCCTGAACCCGAGAAATTTATACCAGAAAG GTTCACcaaagaagagaaagagaaacgtCATCCTTACGCATGGCTGCCATTTGGAGCTGGTCCTCGAAATTGTATAGGAATGAGATTTGCTCTTTTGGAATTGAAGATTGGCCTAGTCCGTGTATTCACCAAATACAAATTCGAACCGTGTGCGGAGACTGAG ATACCACCGAAACTTGGCAATAGTGCATTCTTGGCGCCACCTGCAGGAATAACTCTCGCTGTGAAGAGACGACACTAG